From Kaistella polysaccharea:
AAACTTAGTCGCCGCACATCATTTATATCCGGGACGCAAGAAAATAATTTTTGATTTCGGAACAGCTCTTACCGCAAGTTGTATTGATGAAAAAGGGGAAACAATTGGAGTAATTATTGCGCCCGGAATTATCACGGCGCTTAACTCTTTAATTCATGATACTGCGCAACTCCCCGAAATTGAACTGGTTAAGCCGAAATCTGTTTTAGGTTTAGATACCGTTTCCTGCATGCAAAGCGGAATGGTATACGGATATTTAGGAATGGTAGAAGGTTTTATAGACCGTATAAATGATGAGGTAAATGACGACTGTTTTGTTATTGCGACGGGCGGTGTATCGCACGTTTATAAACCATTGACCCATAAAATTCATATTGCTGATCGACTTCATACGTTGAAAGGACTGTATTATTTAGGTAAAGACTTATAAAAATTTGAATGAAAAAAATAGTTATTTTACCTCTGTTTTTTTTATTGATAACCCAAT
This genomic window contains:
- a CDS encoding type III pantothenate kinase, yielding MNSIVINIGNTNIRFGLFDEDNCDISWILNTKPYRTSDELQMQFMMMYQTHKIDPENIEKIIIGSVVPQLTYDVSRAIQKIHHKKPIIVDRTTSSGVQPKSKQMGTDIYANLVAAHHLYPGRKKIIFDFGTALTASCIDEKGETIGVIIAPGIITALNSLIHDTAQLPEIELVKPKSVLGLDTVSCMQSGMVYGYLGMVEGFIDRINDEVNDDCFVIATGGVSHVYKPLTHKIHIADRLHTLKGLYYLGKDL